The Pseudomonas alkylphenolica genomic sequence GTTGCTCCACAGAAAGAGATTGTTGTGTGAACGGGGGCGTTGAAGGCAGCCTTGGCTGCGCCGAACAGCTACGACTGTATTGGTCGTAGTTGTTCGGCGCAAGTATTTTTTCCTGTCGATCCGTGCAGCGATCCGGGTAACCTTGTGCTTTCACTGCTCTAATTCAGCCTTTCTTCATAGAATATGGGCGTGTGGCGGGTGGCTGAAAACCGACGTGCGGTAGCGTCTGGGGACGGCTGGAGCGTGGAAAGCCTGTAAAGGCTGTTAATATTGCGACAAAGTTAGTCGGAGATTGTCATGTCACTGTATAGCGCCGGGGTGGAGTACGGCATCCATTGCCTGGCCTTCCTGGTCGATGAGCTGGGTGATAGCCGTGAAGCCAGCGTGCGGGATCTGGCCGACCTGCAAGGTGTGCCCCAGGAGTACCTGGCCAAGGTCTTTACCAAGCTGGCCAAGGCCAAGCTGGTGGTCGCCACCGAAGGCGTGCGCGGCGGCTTCAGGCTGGCCCGGCCGGCAGACGAGATCAGCGTGCTGGATATCGTCATGGCCATCGACGGGCGCAAGATGATCTTCGAGTGCCGGGATGTGCGCGATCGCTGTGCGCTGTTTGACGGTTCGCCGCCGAGCTGGGCGCAGGAGGGCACCTGTTCCATTCATGCGGTGATGCTCACTGCACAAAAGCGTATGGAAGAAGCGCTGGCCCAGCAGACCATCCTCGACATCGCCCGGCGCGTGGGGCGCAAGGCGCCGCCGGAATTTTCAGCCCAGGTGGTCGACTGGATGAATGATCGCCGTGCAGGCAAGGCGGCCGGGGATATCCCGCTGGTGGATGTTTCCGAGTAACCCCCGGTGGGAGCAACTGTCTTGATTGAGCCAGGCCAGGACCGGTGGGAGCGGGCTTGCCCCGCGATTGAGGCTTTTCAGGCAAATCGCATCGCGGGGCAAGCCCGCTCCCACTGGCAATTGTCTCTACCGCGCCGTGCCGTTGCGCGGTTTGTAGAAGAGAAAATTCCCGGTCTCGGTGGTCTTCACATAGGTCCGCGCCCAGTCTGGCGACACATGCCGGTCATGAAAGTACAGCGCACCGCGGGTGCGGTCATCCAGTTGCCGGTTCAAGGCTTTGCGCGCGATTTCCTTGGCGATGGCATAGCGGTTTTCTTCCTGCACCGAGTCCGAGCGCCCGTCACACCACCAGGAAAACTGGCAGTTACCGGTCTCCGAGCCCTGCTTGACCACACCACAGACCGTATCGGGAAAGCCGTTGTGACCGAGGCGGTTCATCACCACGCTGGCCACCGCTTCCATGTCCGCCGGCTTGCCACCTTTCGATTCCCAGTAGATGCTGCGCGCCATGCAGGTGATGGCGTCGTCCAGGGCTGCTGCGCCAGCCGGGTCGACCGCCTGGACTTCGCTCTGGGTAATGGCTTTGCTCTTGGGCGCTGGCGGCGCATCGGGTTGCACGGCAGCTTTGTGTTCCAGTACCTGGGCCTTTTCTTCGGCCACCTGGGCTTTGGGTTCTGCGGCCAGGGTCAGCGGGGCTGAGAAGGCCAGCAGCAGGCAGACTACAATCGTTGGCAGGCGCATAGGGGACCTTTGGCAGGTGAGGGAAGCAAAACTTCCCGTTACAGGGTCGACCGCACGGTGCTCAAAACATTCCAGCTGTTCGACGACGGGTAACTTCGCGCATCATGGGCGCAGTCCGTTCCAAGGGAGAATTGCATGCGCGTCCTGTCATCCGTTCTGCGCCTGGCCAGCCTGCCGCTGGCCCTGGCGCTCGCTACCGTAGCCCAGGCCGATGAGTCGGCGCAGCTGATTGATTCGATCAACAGCTACCGCAGTCAGCCGCAGAAGTGCGATAAACAGGTATCCCTTGAGCTGCCGCCACTGGCCAGCGATCCCCGTCTGGTGCTGCCGGCTACCGGCAGCGTGGATTTGCGCTCGGCGCTGGCACAGGCCAACTACCCGATGGTCAGTGTCCAGGCCATTACCCTCAATGGTCCCCAGGATGCCCAGGCCGCGATGAAAGCGGTACAGGAAAGCTTCTGCCAGGTCGTGCTGGCCCCGCAGTTCATCGATATCGGCGTCAGCCAGCAGGGCCGCGATTGGCGTATCGTCCTGGCGCGGCCGCTGCTGGCCGGGAAGCTGGGCGACTGGCAGGCCGAAGGCCAGAAGCTGCTGACGATGATCAACAGTGCCCGCAGCCAACAGCGCCAGTGCGGCGGCCAGACCTTTGCAGCCACCACGCCGCTGGCCTGGAACGCAGTCCTGGCCGGGGTGGCTGAAAGTCATACACGGGCCATGGCCAACCAGAACTTTCTCGATCATGTCGATCGCGATGGCCGTACCCCGGGTGACCGGGCGGAACTGGCCGGCTATGCCGGTCAGGTGAACGGCGAGATCATCGCCGCTGGCCAGGACACTCCGCGCAAGGTGGTCGATGGCTGGCTGGCCAGCCCCGGCCATTGCGCCAACCTGATGAACCCGCAGTTCAGCGAGCTGGGCGCCGCCTATGCGGTCGATCCGAAGAGCGATGCCGGGATCT encodes the following:
- a CDS encoding cell wall hydrolase, translating into MRLPTIVVCLLLAFSAPLTLAAEPKAQVAEEKAQVLEHKAAVQPDAPPAPKSKAITQSEVQAVDPAGAAALDDAITCMARSIYWESKGGKPADMEAVASVVMNRLGHNGFPDTVCGVVKQGSETGNCQFSWWCDGRSDSVQEENRYAIAKEIARKALNRQLDDRTRGALYFHDRHVSPDWARTYVKTTETGNFLFYKPRNGTAR
- a CDS encoding CAP domain-containing protein produces the protein MRVLSSVLRLASLPLALALATVAQADESAQLIDSINSYRSQPQKCDKQVSLELPPLASDPRLVLPATGSVDLRSALAQANYPMVSVQAITLNGPQDAQAAMKAVQESFCQVVLAPQFIDIGVSQQGRDWRIVLARPLLAGKLGDWQAEGQKLLTMINSARSQQRQCGGQTFAATTPLAWNAVLAGVAESHTRAMANQNFLDHVDRDGRTPGDRAELAGYAGQVNGEIIAAGQDTPRKVVDGWLASPGHCANLMNPQFSELGAAYAVDPKSDAGIYWTAMFGAP
- a CDS encoding RrF2 family transcriptional regulator; translation: MSLYSAGVEYGIHCLAFLVDELGDSREASVRDLADLQGVPQEYLAKVFTKLAKAKLVVATEGVRGGFRLARPADEISVLDIVMAIDGRKMIFECRDVRDRCALFDGSPPSWAQEGTCSIHAVMLTAQKRMEEALAQQTILDIARRVGRKAPPEFSAQVVDWMNDRRAGKAAGDIPLVDVSE